Proteins encoded together in one Corvus hawaiiensis isolate bCorHaw1 chromosome 15, bCorHaw1.pri.cur, whole genome shotgun sequence window:
- the PPP2CA gene encoding serine/threonine-protein phosphatase 2A catalytic subunit alpha isoform produces MEEKVFTKELDQWVEQLNECKQLSEGQVKSLCEKAKEILTKESNVQEVRCPVTVCGDVHGQFHDLMELFRIGGKSPDTNYLFMGDYVDRGYYSVETVTLLVALKVRYRERITILRGNHESRQITQVYGFYDECLRKYGNANVWKYFTDLFDYLPLTALVDGQIFCLHGGLSPSIDTLDHIRALDRLQEVPHEGPMCDLLWSDPDDRGGWGISPRGAGYTFGQDISETFNHANGLTLVSRAHQLVMEGYNWCHDRNVVTIFSAPNYCYRCGNQAAIMELDDTLKYSFLQFDPAPRRGEPHVTRRTPDYFL; encoded by the exons ATGGAGGAGAAGGTCTTCACCAAGGAGCTCGACCAGTGGGTGGAGCAGCTCAACGAGTGCAAGCAGCTGTCCGAGGGGCAGGTGAAGAGCCTCTGCGAGAAG GCTAAAGAAATTTTGACAAAAGAATCCAATGTACAAGAAGTGCGATGTCCAGTCACAGTCTGTGGAGATGTCCATGGACAATTTCATGACCTCATGGAACTTTTCAGAATTGGAGGCAAATCACCAGACACAAACTATTTGTTTATGGGGGACTATGTTGACAGAGGATATTACTCAGTTGAAACAGTCACATTGCTTGTAGCTCTTAAG GTCCGTTACCGTGAACGTATCACAATTCTTCGAGGGAACCATGAAAGCAGGCAAATCACACAAGTTTATGGTTTCTATGATGAATGTTTAAGGAAATATGGAAATGCAAATGTTTGGAAATACTTTACAGACCTTTTTGATTACTTGCCTCTAACTGCCTTGGTGGATGGCCAG ATTTTCTGTCTACATGGTGGCCTCTCTCCATCTATAGATACACTGGATCACATCAGAGCACTCGATCGCTTGCAGGAAGTTCCCCATGAG GGTCCAATGTGTGATTTGCTATGGTCAGATCCAGATGATCGTGGTGGCTGGGGAATTTCTCCTCGAGGTGCAGGTTACACATTTGGACAGGATATTTCAGAAACCTTTAACCATGCTAATGGCCTTACGTTGGTTTCAAGAGCTCATCAGTTGGTAATGGAg gGGTACAACTGGTGCCATGATCGGAATGTAGTAACAATTTTCAGTGCTCCAAACTATTGTTACCGTTGTGGCAACCAGGCTGCAATTATGGAACTTGATGATACTCTAAAATACTCCTT TTTGCAGTTTGACCCGGCACCACGCAGAGGTGAACCGCATGTTACTCGTCGCACCCCAGACTACTTCCTGTAA